The Priestia megaterium NBRC 15308 = ATCC 14581 region TCTTTATCAATAAAATAGTGGCCATTTTTGTTGCTGATTCCAAAACCGAGCAGCTGATTGTGATGGTAGTTTTCTTCATACCCTTCTACGATCAGAGCTGCTTCGCTTGTTAACATATCATCGTGAACTTCCTGCGCTACTTCAAACGTTAGTTCTTCAAAATCTGCTTCCTCTTCTGCTGATTCACCAAATTTAGCAAGCAAAGAATTAAACCCAAGCTCTTTAAATAATGAGATGACCTTTGAAGATTCAAACCCGTCATACTTTGCATCTTCTACAGATACTTCAAGAGGCGCTTCGCAATAAATAGTTGCAAGCTTTTTACTCATGATAGCTGATTCACGATTATCTTCTAGCTTTTCTTTTAATTTTTTACCGCTGACTTGATCGATAGATTTTAATACATTTTCAACCGTTTCGAACTCTTTTAATAACTTTAAGGCTGTTTTTTCGCCGACTCCGGGCACGCCTGGGATATTATCTGAGCTGTCCCCCATAAGGCCTTTCATATCAATAATTTGTGCAGCCGTAATACCATACTTCTCATCAATGGCTGCAGGCGTATAGGAATCGACATCCGTAATTCCTTTTCTCGTAATATCTACGGTTACATGTTCTGACACAAGCTGAAGTAAATCTTTATCACCAGAAATGACTTTTACGGCCATTCCTTTTTGTTCAGCTTGTTTTGAAAGCGTACCAATAATATCATCTGCTTCATAATCAGGCAGTTCATAGCGCTTAATCCCATATGCATCTAATAACTCACGAATAAAGGGAAACTGCTCTGAAAGTTCAGGAGGCGTCTTTTGTCTTCCTCCTTTGTATTCTGTAAATGTTTTGTGGCGAAACGTTGTTTTCCCTGCATCAAATGCCACAAGTAAATGTGTCGGCTTCTCTTCCTCTAAGATACGTGTCAGCATTGTAGTAAAGCCATATATGGCATTTGTATGTATTCCTTTATCATTGTTTAAAAGCGGCAAAGCAAAAAATGCACGGTAGGCAATACTATTCCCGTCAATTAATACTAGTTTTTGTGTCATTCATGTTCCTCCATTTCGCTCTCTTCTTATCTTACCTTTATTTTAGCAAACAATAAGCTTTAAGGACAAAAAGTAATCTTGAGTTCAACGTTTTATTTTCATGTGGTGATAAGATCTGTACATCATAAAATAAAAACACCGCCTAGTTATTTTAGGCGGTGTAACATGTGAATGGATAGAAATTGTCAAAAAGAATCGGCGAAAATAGCACGGTTAAAGCTATTTTCGCCTTACACATTGGCTCCTTGGATGAAGGGGTTTCCATGAAAAATTGTATCAATTAATTATTAAGCTACATTAAATAAATTGTAAAAGGAACGTAAACATTTTACATCTGCGGCAAATACTTGTGCAGCTTCACCGAAAAAGTTGTCCCTTTATTGACTTCACTTTTCACTTCAATTTCCCCTTTATGAGCTTCAACAAGATGTTTAACAATTGCTAATCCAAGACCTGTTCCTCCGGAATTACGGCTTCTTGCCTTATCTACTCGGTAAAAGCGCTCAAAAATACGTGAAATTTCATCAGAATCAATACCGATACCTGTATCTTGAACATGAACCGTAATCGTTTCTTCTTCCTCTTCAAGCGAAACGTGAACAGTTCCTCCAGGCATTGTATACATGAGCGCATTGCCGATTAAGTTAACAAACACTTGCATAAGGCGCTGACTGTCACCATCAATCCACGCTTCTTCTGGAAGCGTATCTAACGTTAGCGTGATTTCTTTTTCAGTTGCTCGGTTTGATAGCACGGTCGTCACTTCGTAAAGAAGCGTATTCAAATCTACTGAATGAATGCTTAGTTTAAAGCCTTGCTGTTCAACTTTAGACAAATCTAAAAGATCTTGAATCAAGCTCTCCATGCGCTGACTTTCCGTTAAAATGATCGATAGAAACTGCTGACGCAGCTGTGGATCTTCCATGGCACCGTCTAACAATGTCTCACTAAACCCTTTTATAGACGTAATAGGAGTTTTTAGTTCATGAGACACATTCGCTACAAAGTCACGGCGAACTTGTTCTAGTTTTTTTAGCTCGGTAATATCATGAAAAACAAGCACAATCCCTTTCCATTCATCGTTTAAGCCAATAATCGGCGCTCCGTAAACATCAAAATATCTTCGTTCAATATTTAAAGGCAGGACCACTTGTTTTCGAACCTTTACTTCCGTCATAAATATTTTTTCCACAAGCTTAATGATTTCTCTATGCTCAAATACCTCGTAATACAAATGATAAAGGAAGTCATCCGGATGTATATGAAACTGCTCTTTATAAGCTCGATTCACTAAGTTTATATAGCCTCGACTATCAATAAGAAGCATGCCGCTTCCCATATTTTCAATTAGCGTGCGCAGCCTGTCCTGCTGCATTTCTTGATTAGTGATAGACTCTTGCAGATTACGAGCAAGTGCGTTAATAGACTGACTCAGCATCCCTGTTTCATCTACATAATCTTCATATGTACGAGCTTTATAATTCCCTTTTGCAAGTTCCATAGCCACTTTGGTTGCCGATTCAATAGGACGGGTATAGCGTCCCATAATCTTTACACCTAAAAGTAAAATCACAATCAAAGCTAGACCTAAGCTTCCAATAAGAAGGCCCCAAATTTGCTGATTTACCTGTTTTAATGAATCAAACGATGTACTCAGCACAACAAATCCCTCTTGCTTACCTTCTATAATCAGCGGGATACCATAGTAATATAAGTCATAATCTTCTTTAATTTGATCAAAGCTTTTTTTACTGTTTAACTGCTTTTTTAATACTTGTTGGATTACGATACTTTTTTCGATTCTTTGCTGCTTGCTGCCTGGATTTGAGTCAACTAATATTTTTCCGTCTTTTTGAACGATAGTCGTTCGTACACTTAACGAATGGCTGATTTGATCAACTTTAGATTTTAAAGCAGGACTTGTGATACCTTCTTCGCTAATGTACATTTCTACAAGCTTTGCCTCTTTTTCCATTCGCTCTTGAAACGTCTGAAAATAAAAGTTTTTAAACAACTGTCCCAGCAGCAGGCCAAGACCTACTAATACAATAATAATAAGTACTAATAGAGCCAAAAGTAGCCTTGAACGAAATTTATTCATCTACCTTTGGTTCCTCCAGCTTATATCCTAATCCTCTAATCGTTTTTATATAAACAGGTTTTCGCGTATTGTGCTCAATTTTCTCACGCAAATGGCTGATGTGAACATCTACAATTCGCGTATCTCCGGCAAAATCATAATTCCACACTGCACTTAGCAGCTGATCACGAGTTAATACCCGTCCTTTGTATTTTGCCAAATATAATAATAACTCAAATTCTTTCGGAGTAAGCTCAAGCTGCTCTTGATTAAAGTAGGCCTCATAATGATCTGGAAGAATTTTTAAATCACCGATCATGATGCGCTCGCCATCTTCCTCTTGTTCATTTTCCTGAGCAATGATTTGTGTTCTGCGTAAAATGGCTTTTACACGCGCTACTACTTCTCGAGGGCTAAATGGTTTTGTCATGTAGTCATCTGCGCCAAGCTCTAGCCCTAATACTTTGTCGAACTCATCGTCTTTTGCAGTTAACATTAAAATAGGCGTCATCACTTTTTGCTGACGAAGCTTTTTACAAACTTCAATTCCATCCATCTTAGGAAGCATCAAGTCTAACACAATTAAATCCGGTTTTCCTTCTAGTGCCTTGTTGTATCCTTCTTCCCCGTCTTCAGCTGTTTCTACTGTAAAGCCAGCTTGCTGTAAATTATATTGTAATAATGTTGAAATTGATTGTTCATCATCTACGACTAATAATTTCTTACTCATATTAACGAT contains the following coding sequences:
- the pnpS gene encoding two-component system histidine kinase PnpS, coding for MNKFRSRLLLALLVLIIIVLVGLGLLLGQLFKNFYFQTFQERMEKEAKLVEMYISEEGITSPALKSKVDQISHSLSVRTTIVQKDGKILVDSNPGSKQQRIEKSIVIQQVLKKQLNSKKSFDQIKEDYDLYYYGIPLIIEGKQEGFVVLSTSFDSLKQVNQQIWGLLIGSLGLALIVILLLGVKIMGRYTRPIESATKVAMELAKGNYKARTYEDYVDETGMLSQSINALARNLQESITNQEMQQDRLRTLIENMGSGMLLIDSRGYINLVNRAYKEQFHIHPDDFLYHLYYEVFEHREIIKLVEKIFMTEVKVRKQVVLPLNIERRYFDVYGAPIIGLNDEWKGIVLVFHDITELKKLEQVRRDFVANVSHELKTPITSIKGFSETLLDGAMEDPQLRQQFLSIILTESQRMESLIQDLLDLSKVEQQGFKLSIHSVDLNTLLYEVTTVLSNRATEKEITLTLDTLPEEAWIDGDSQRLMQVFVNLIGNALMYTMPGGTVHVSLEEEEETITVHVQDTGIGIDSDEISRIFERFYRVDKARSRNSGGTGLGLAIVKHLVEAHKGEIEVKSEVNKGTTFSVKLHKYLPQM
- a CDS encoding response regulator transcription factor, yielding MSKKLLVVDDEQSISTLLQYNLQQAGFTVETAEDGEEGYNKALEGKPDLIVLDLMLPKMDGIEVCKKLRQQKVMTPILMLTAKDDEFDKVLGLELGADDYMTKPFSPREVVARVKAILRRTQIIAQENEQEEDGERIMIGDLKILPDHYEAYFNQEQLELTPKEFELLLYLAKYKGRVLTRDQLLSAVWNYDFAGDTRIVDVHISHLREKIEHNTRKPVYIKTIRGLGYKLEEPKVDE